The following proteins are co-located in the Chaetodon auriga isolate fChaAug3 chromosome 23, fChaAug3.hap1, whole genome shotgun sequence genome:
- the mbnl2 gene encoding muscleblind-like protein 2 isoform X8, with translation MALNIASIRDTKWLTLEVCRQFQRGTCSRSDEECKFAHPPKSCQVENGRVIACFDSLKGRCTRENCKYLHPPAHLKTQLEINGRNNLIQQKTAAAMLAQQMQFMIPGTTMQPVQTFPVSQGLGSSAGLSYTPYLTPMSHSMGLVPTDILPSTPVIVPGSPPVSVTTGSSSSQKLLRTDKLEVCREFQRGNCARGETDCRFAHPSDSPMIDTSDNTVTVCMDYIKSRCSREKCKYFHPPAHLQAKIKAAQHQANQTAVAAQAAATAAAMAFPHGVLQPLPKRPALEKSNGASSLFNPSVLHYQQALANAQLQQPAFFPTDHPEVTLRKETECHEAALGNPKQPLCKYYLTSPIEVQQPAC, from the exons ATGGCTCTAAACATTGCTTCGATACGGGACACAAAATGGCTGACCCTGGAAGTGTGCCGGCAGTTTCAGAGAGGGACTTGTTCACGCAGTGATGAGGAATGCAAATTTGCCCACCCACCCAAAAGCTGCCAGGTTGAGAACGGGAGGGTGATCGCCTGTTTTGACTCGTTAAAG GGCCGTTGCACAAGAGAGAACTGCAAATACCTCCACCCGCCCGCTCACCTGAAGACCCAGCTGGAGATAAACGGGAGAAATAAcctgatccagcagaagacgGCGGCCGCCATGTTGGCTCAACAGATGCAGTTCATGATCCCCGGCACCACCATGCAACCAGTG CAGACGTTTCCAGTCAGCCAGGGCCTGGGTTCCAGTGCAGGTTTGAGCTACACGCCGTACCTGACTCCCATGTCCCACAGCATGGGCCTGGTGCCCACAGACATCCTGCCCAGCACCCCCGTTATCGTCCCCGGCAGCCCGCCCGTCTCCGTGACCACCGGCTCTTCCTCCAGCCAGAAACTTCTGCGTACCGACAAGCTGGAG GTTTGCCGTGAGTTCCAGCGGGGCAACTGTGCTCGTGGGGAGACGGACTGCCGCTTCGCCCACCCGAGCGACAGCCCCATGATCGACACCAGCGACAACACGGTCACCGTCTGCATGGACTACATCAAGAGCCGCTGCTCCCGCGAGAAGTGCAAGTACTTCCATCCCCCGGCTCACCTGCAGGCCAAGATTAAGGCCGCCCAACACCAGGCCAACCAGACAGCTGTGGCTGCGCAAGCCGccgccacagctgcagccatg GCATTCCCCCACGGCGTCCTCCAGCCCCTACCAAAGAGACCAGCACTTGAGAAGAGCAACGGAGCGAGCTCCCTGTTCAACCCCAGTGTTTTGCACTACCAGCAGGCGCTGGCCAACGCACAGCTCCAGCAGCCCGCTTTCTTTCCCACAG atcATCCTGAAGTAACCCTCAGGAAGGAAACGGAGTGTCACGAAGCTGCACTAGGAAACCCAAAACAGCCCCTGTGTAAATACTACCTTACCTCTCCCATAGAGGTCCAGCAACCTGCATGCTAA
- the mbnl2 gene encoding muscleblind-like protein 2 isoform X9 has protein sequence MALNIASIRDTKWLTLEVCRQFQRGTCSRSDEECKFAHPPKSCQVENGRVIACFDSLKGRCTRENCKYLHPPAHLKTQLEINGRNNLIQQKTAAAMLAQQMQFMIPGTTMQPVQTFPVSQGLGSSAGLSYTPYLTPMSHSMGLVPTDILPSTPVIVPGSPPVSVTTGSSSSQKLLRTDKLEVCREFQRGNCARGETDCRFAHPSDSPMIDTSDNTVTVCMDYIKSRCSREKCKYFHPPAHLQAKIKAAQHQANQTAVAAQAAATAAAMTQSTAKAMKRPLEATVDLAFPHGVLQPLPKRPALEKSNGASSLFNPSVLHYQQALANAQLQQPAFFPTATTPATSVPYAATAPANQIILK, from the exons ATGGCTCTAAACATTGCTTCGATACGGGACACAAAATGGCTGACCCTGGAAGTGTGCCGGCAGTTTCAGAGAGGGACTTGTTCACGCAGTGATGAGGAATGCAAATTTGCCCACCCACCCAAAAGCTGCCAGGTTGAGAACGGGAGGGTGATCGCCTGTTTTGACTCGTTAAAG GGCCGTTGCACAAGAGAGAACTGCAAATACCTCCACCCGCCCGCTCACCTGAAGACCCAGCTGGAGATAAACGGGAGAAATAAcctgatccagcagaagacgGCGGCCGCCATGTTGGCTCAACAGATGCAGTTCATGATCCCCGGCACCACCATGCAACCAGTG CAGACGTTTCCAGTCAGCCAGGGCCTGGGTTCCAGTGCAGGTTTGAGCTACACGCCGTACCTGACTCCCATGTCCCACAGCATGGGCCTGGTGCCCACAGACATCCTGCCCAGCACCCCCGTTATCGTCCCCGGCAGCCCGCCCGTCTCCGTGACCACCGGCTCTTCCTCCAGCCAGAAACTTCTGCGTACCGACAAGCTGGAG GTTTGCCGTGAGTTCCAGCGGGGCAACTGTGCTCGTGGGGAGACGGACTGCCGCTTCGCCCACCCGAGCGACAGCCCCATGATCGACACCAGCGACAACACGGTCACCGTCTGCATGGACTACATCAAGAGCCGCTGCTCCCGCGAGAAGTGCAAGTACTTCCATCCCCCGGCTCACCTGCAGGCCAAGATTAAGGCCGCCCAACACCAGGCCAACCAGACAGCTGTGGCTGCGCAAGCCGccgccacagctgcagccatg ACTCAGTCGACTGCCAAAGCAATGAAGCGACCCCTCGAGGCAACTGTAGACCTG GCATTCCCCCACGGCGTCCTCCAGCCCCTACCAAAGAGACCAGCACTTGAGAAGAGCAACGGAGCGAGCTCCCTGTTCAACCCCAGTGTTTTGCACTACCAGCAGGCGCTGGCCAACGCACAGCTCCAGCAGCCCGCTTTCTTTCCCACAG caacaaCTCCTGCCACAAGTGTCCCCTACGCAGCAACAGCACCAGCCAATCAG atcATCCTGAAGTAA
- the mbnl2 gene encoding muscleblind-like protein 2 isoform X6, whose translation MALNIASIRDTKWLTLEVCRQFQRGTCSRSDEECKFAHPPKSCQVENGRVIACFDSLKGRCTRENCKYLHPPAHLKTQLEINGRNNLIQQKTAAAMLAQQMQFMIPGTTMQPVQTFPVSQGLGSSAGLSYTPYLTPMSHSMGLVPTDILPSTPVIVPGSPPVSVTTGSSSSQKLLRTDKLEVCREFQRGNCARGETDCRFAHPSDSPMIDTSDNTVTVCMDYIKSRCSREKCKYFHPPAHLQAKIKAAQHQANQTAVAAQAAATAAAMTQSTAKAMKRPLEATVDLAFPHGVLQPLPKRPALEKSNGASSLFNPSVLHYQQALANAQLQQPAFFPTGSVLCMTPASSLATTPATSVPYAATAPANQIILK comes from the exons ATGGCTCTAAACATTGCTTCGATACGGGACACAAAATGGCTGACCCTGGAAGTGTGCCGGCAGTTTCAGAGAGGGACTTGTTCACGCAGTGATGAGGAATGCAAATTTGCCCACCCACCCAAAAGCTGCCAGGTTGAGAACGGGAGGGTGATCGCCTGTTTTGACTCGTTAAAG GGCCGTTGCACAAGAGAGAACTGCAAATACCTCCACCCGCCCGCTCACCTGAAGACCCAGCTGGAGATAAACGGGAGAAATAAcctgatccagcagaagacgGCGGCCGCCATGTTGGCTCAACAGATGCAGTTCATGATCCCCGGCACCACCATGCAACCAGTG CAGACGTTTCCAGTCAGCCAGGGCCTGGGTTCCAGTGCAGGTTTGAGCTACACGCCGTACCTGACTCCCATGTCCCACAGCATGGGCCTGGTGCCCACAGACATCCTGCCCAGCACCCCCGTTATCGTCCCCGGCAGCCCGCCCGTCTCCGTGACCACCGGCTCTTCCTCCAGCCAGAAACTTCTGCGTACCGACAAGCTGGAG GTTTGCCGTGAGTTCCAGCGGGGCAACTGTGCTCGTGGGGAGACGGACTGCCGCTTCGCCCACCCGAGCGACAGCCCCATGATCGACACCAGCGACAACACGGTCACCGTCTGCATGGACTACATCAAGAGCCGCTGCTCCCGCGAGAAGTGCAAGTACTTCCATCCCCCGGCTCACCTGCAGGCCAAGATTAAGGCCGCCCAACACCAGGCCAACCAGACAGCTGTGGCTGCGCAAGCCGccgccacagctgcagccatg ACTCAGTCGACTGCCAAAGCAATGAAGCGACCCCTCGAGGCAACTGTAGACCTG GCATTCCCCCACGGCGTCCTCCAGCCCCTACCAAAGAGACCAGCACTTGAGAAGAGCAACGGAGCGAGCTCCCTGTTCAACCCCAGTGTTTTGCACTACCAGCAGGCGCTGGCCAACGCACAGCTCCAGCAGCCCGCTTTCTTTCCCACAG GGTCAGTCTTGTGCATGACTCCTGCTAGCAGTCTTG caacaaCTCCTGCCACAAGTGTCCCCTACGCAGCAACAGCACCAGCCAATCAG atcATCCTGAAGTAA
- the mbnl2 gene encoding muscleblind-like protein 2 isoform X1, which yields MALNIASIRDTKWLTLEVCRQFQRGTCSRSDEECKFAHPPKSCQVENGRVIACFDSLKGRCTRENCKYLHPPAHLKTQLEINGRNNLIQQKTAAAMLAQQMQFMIPGTTMQPVQTFPVSQGLGSSAGLSYTPYLTPMSHSMGLVPTDILPSTPVIVPGSPPVSVTTGSSSSQKLLRTDKLEVCREFQRGNCARGETDCRFAHPSDSPMIDTSDNTVTVCMDYIKSRCSREKCKYFHPPAHLQAKIKAAQHQANQTAVAAQAAATAAAMTQSTAKAMKRPLEATVDLAFPHGVLQPLPKRPALEKSNGASSLFNPSVLHYQQALANAQLQQPAFFPTGSVLCMTPASSLDHPEVTLRKETECHEAALGNPKQPLCKYYLTSPIEVQQPAC from the exons ATGGCTCTAAACATTGCTTCGATACGGGACACAAAATGGCTGACCCTGGAAGTGTGCCGGCAGTTTCAGAGAGGGACTTGTTCACGCAGTGATGAGGAATGCAAATTTGCCCACCCACCCAAAAGCTGCCAGGTTGAGAACGGGAGGGTGATCGCCTGTTTTGACTCGTTAAAG GGCCGTTGCACAAGAGAGAACTGCAAATACCTCCACCCGCCCGCTCACCTGAAGACCCAGCTGGAGATAAACGGGAGAAATAAcctgatccagcagaagacgGCGGCCGCCATGTTGGCTCAACAGATGCAGTTCATGATCCCCGGCACCACCATGCAACCAGTG CAGACGTTTCCAGTCAGCCAGGGCCTGGGTTCCAGTGCAGGTTTGAGCTACACGCCGTACCTGACTCCCATGTCCCACAGCATGGGCCTGGTGCCCACAGACATCCTGCCCAGCACCCCCGTTATCGTCCCCGGCAGCCCGCCCGTCTCCGTGACCACCGGCTCTTCCTCCAGCCAGAAACTTCTGCGTACCGACAAGCTGGAG GTTTGCCGTGAGTTCCAGCGGGGCAACTGTGCTCGTGGGGAGACGGACTGCCGCTTCGCCCACCCGAGCGACAGCCCCATGATCGACACCAGCGACAACACGGTCACCGTCTGCATGGACTACATCAAGAGCCGCTGCTCCCGCGAGAAGTGCAAGTACTTCCATCCCCCGGCTCACCTGCAGGCCAAGATTAAGGCCGCCCAACACCAGGCCAACCAGACAGCTGTGGCTGCGCAAGCCGccgccacagctgcagccatg ACTCAGTCGACTGCCAAAGCAATGAAGCGACCCCTCGAGGCAACTGTAGACCTG GCATTCCCCCACGGCGTCCTCCAGCCCCTACCAAAGAGACCAGCACTTGAGAAGAGCAACGGAGCGAGCTCCCTGTTCAACCCCAGTGTTTTGCACTACCAGCAGGCGCTGGCCAACGCACAGCTCCAGCAGCCCGCTTTCTTTCCCACAG GGTCAGTCTTGTGCATGACTCCTGCTAGCAGTCTTG atcATCCTGAAGTAACCCTCAGGAAGGAAACGGAGTGTCACGAAGCTGCACTAGGAAACCCAAAACAGCCCCTGTGTAAATACTACCTTACCTCTCCCATAGAGGTCCAGCAACCTGCATGCTAA
- the mbnl2 gene encoding muscleblind-like protein 2 isoform X3: protein MALNIASIRDTKWLTLEVCRQFQRGTCSRSDEECKFAHPPKSCQVENGRVIACFDSLKGRCTRENCKYLHPPAHLKTQLEINGRNNLIQQKTAAAMLAQQMQFMIPGTTMQPVQTFPVSQGLGSSAGLSYTPYLTPMSHSMGLVPTDILPSTPVIVPGSPPVSVTTGSSSSQKLLRTDKLEVCREFQRGNCARGETDCRFAHPSDSPMIDTSDNTVTVCMDYIKSRCSREKCKYFHPPAHLQAKIKAAQHQANQTAVAAQAAATAAAMTQSTAKAMKRPLEATVDLAFPHGVLQPLPKRPALEKSNGASSLFNPSVLHYQQALANAQLQQPAFFPTDHPEVTLRKETECHEAALGNPKQPLCKYYLTSPIEVQQPAC, encoded by the exons ATGGCTCTAAACATTGCTTCGATACGGGACACAAAATGGCTGACCCTGGAAGTGTGCCGGCAGTTTCAGAGAGGGACTTGTTCACGCAGTGATGAGGAATGCAAATTTGCCCACCCACCCAAAAGCTGCCAGGTTGAGAACGGGAGGGTGATCGCCTGTTTTGACTCGTTAAAG GGCCGTTGCACAAGAGAGAACTGCAAATACCTCCACCCGCCCGCTCACCTGAAGACCCAGCTGGAGATAAACGGGAGAAATAAcctgatccagcagaagacgGCGGCCGCCATGTTGGCTCAACAGATGCAGTTCATGATCCCCGGCACCACCATGCAACCAGTG CAGACGTTTCCAGTCAGCCAGGGCCTGGGTTCCAGTGCAGGTTTGAGCTACACGCCGTACCTGACTCCCATGTCCCACAGCATGGGCCTGGTGCCCACAGACATCCTGCCCAGCACCCCCGTTATCGTCCCCGGCAGCCCGCCCGTCTCCGTGACCACCGGCTCTTCCTCCAGCCAGAAACTTCTGCGTACCGACAAGCTGGAG GTTTGCCGTGAGTTCCAGCGGGGCAACTGTGCTCGTGGGGAGACGGACTGCCGCTTCGCCCACCCGAGCGACAGCCCCATGATCGACACCAGCGACAACACGGTCACCGTCTGCATGGACTACATCAAGAGCCGCTGCTCCCGCGAGAAGTGCAAGTACTTCCATCCCCCGGCTCACCTGCAGGCCAAGATTAAGGCCGCCCAACACCAGGCCAACCAGACAGCTGTGGCTGCGCAAGCCGccgccacagctgcagccatg ACTCAGTCGACTGCCAAAGCAATGAAGCGACCCCTCGAGGCAACTGTAGACCTG GCATTCCCCCACGGCGTCCTCCAGCCCCTACCAAAGAGACCAGCACTTGAGAAGAGCAACGGAGCGAGCTCCCTGTTCAACCCCAGTGTTTTGCACTACCAGCAGGCGCTGGCCAACGCACAGCTCCAGCAGCCCGCTTTCTTTCCCACAG atcATCCTGAAGTAACCCTCAGGAAGGAAACGGAGTGTCACGAAGCTGCACTAGGAAACCCAAAACAGCCCCTGTGTAAATACTACCTTACCTCTCCCATAGAGGTCCAGCAACCTGCATGCTAA
- the mbnl2 gene encoding muscleblind-like protein 2 isoform X2: MALNIASIRDTKWLTLEVCRQFQRGTCSRSDEECKFAHPPKSCQVENGRVIACFDSLKGRCTRENCKYLHPPAHLKTQLEINGRNNLIQQKTAAAMLAQQMQFMIPGTTMQPVQTFPVSQGLGSSAGLSYTPYLTPMSHSMGLVPTDILPSTPVIVPGSPPVSVTTGSSSSQKLLRTDKLEVCREFQRGNCARGETDCRFAHPSDSPMIDTSDNTVTVCMDYIKSRCSREKCKYFHPPAHLQAKIKAAQHQANQTAVAAQAAATAAAMTQSTAKAMKRPLEATVDLAFPHGVLQPLPKRPALEKSNGASSLFNPSVLHYQQALANAQLQQPAFFPTGSVLCMTPASSLVPMMYSATPATVSAATTPATSVPYAATAPANQIILK, translated from the exons ATGGCTCTAAACATTGCTTCGATACGGGACACAAAATGGCTGACCCTGGAAGTGTGCCGGCAGTTTCAGAGAGGGACTTGTTCACGCAGTGATGAGGAATGCAAATTTGCCCACCCACCCAAAAGCTGCCAGGTTGAGAACGGGAGGGTGATCGCCTGTTTTGACTCGTTAAAG GGCCGTTGCACAAGAGAGAACTGCAAATACCTCCACCCGCCCGCTCACCTGAAGACCCAGCTGGAGATAAACGGGAGAAATAAcctgatccagcagaagacgGCGGCCGCCATGTTGGCTCAACAGATGCAGTTCATGATCCCCGGCACCACCATGCAACCAGTG CAGACGTTTCCAGTCAGCCAGGGCCTGGGTTCCAGTGCAGGTTTGAGCTACACGCCGTACCTGACTCCCATGTCCCACAGCATGGGCCTGGTGCCCACAGACATCCTGCCCAGCACCCCCGTTATCGTCCCCGGCAGCCCGCCCGTCTCCGTGACCACCGGCTCTTCCTCCAGCCAGAAACTTCTGCGTACCGACAAGCTGGAG GTTTGCCGTGAGTTCCAGCGGGGCAACTGTGCTCGTGGGGAGACGGACTGCCGCTTCGCCCACCCGAGCGACAGCCCCATGATCGACACCAGCGACAACACGGTCACCGTCTGCATGGACTACATCAAGAGCCGCTGCTCCCGCGAGAAGTGCAAGTACTTCCATCCCCCGGCTCACCTGCAGGCCAAGATTAAGGCCGCCCAACACCAGGCCAACCAGACAGCTGTGGCTGCGCAAGCCGccgccacagctgcagccatg ACTCAGTCGACTGCCAAAGCAATGAAGCGACCCCTCGAGGCAACTGTAGACCTG GCATTCCCCCACGGCGTCCTCCAGCCCCTACCAAAGAGACCAGCACTTGAGAAGAGCAACGGAGCGAGCTCCCTGTTCAACCCCAGTGTTTTGCACTACCAGCAGGCGCTGGCCAACGCACAGCTCCAGCAGCCCGCTTTCTTTCCCACAG GGTCAGTCTTGTGCATGACTCCTGCTAGCAGTCTTG TCCCAATGATGTACAGTGCTACGCCTGCTActgtctctgcagcaacaaCTCCTGCCACAAGTGTCCCCTACGCAGCAACAGCACCAGCCAATCAG atcATCCTGAAGTAA
- the mbnl2 gene encoding muscleblind-like protein 2 isoform X5, with product MALNIASIRDTKWLTLEVCRQFQRGTCSRSDEECKFAHPPKSCQVENGRVIACFDSLKGRCTRENCKYLHPPAHLKTQLEINGRNNLIQQKTAAAMLAQQMQFMIPGTTMQPVQTFPVSQGLGSSAGLSYTPYLTPMSHSMGLVPTDILPSTPVIVPGSPPVSVTTGSSSSQKLLRTDKLEVCREFQRGNCARGETDCRFAHPSDSPMIDTSDNTVTVCMDYIKSRCSREKCKYFHPPAHLQAKIKAAQHQANQTAVAAQAAATAAAMAFPHGVLQPLPKRPALEKSNGASSLFNPSVLHYQQALANAQLQQPAFFPTGSVLCMTPASSLDHPEVTLRKETECHEAALGNPKQPLCKYYLTSPIEVQQPAC from the exons ATGGCTCTAAACATTGCTTCGATACGGGACACAAAATGGCTGACCCTGGAAGTGTGCCGGCAGTTTCAGAGAGGGACTTGTTCACGCAGTGATGAGGAATGCAAATTTGCCCACCCACCCAAAAGCTGCCAGGTTGAGAACGGGAGGGTGATCGCCTGTTTTGACTCGTTAAAG GGCCGTTGCACAAGAGAGAACTGCAAATACCTCCACCCGCCCGCTCACCTGAAGACCCAGCTGGAGATAAACGGGAGAAATAAcctgatccagcagaagacgGCGGCCGCCATGTTGGCTCAACAGATGCAGTTCATGATCCCCGGCACCACCATGCAACCAGTG CAGACGTTTCCAGTCAGCCAGGGCCTGGGTTCCAGTGCAGGTTTGAGCTACACGCCGTACCTGACTCCCATGTCCCACAGCATGGGCCTGGTGCCCACAGACATCCTGCCCAGCACCCCCGTTATCGTCCCCGGCAGCCCGCCCGTCTCCGTGACCACCGGCTCTTCCTCCAGCCAGAAACTTCTGCGTACCGACAAGCTGGAG GTTTGCCGTGAGTTCCAGCGGGGCAACTGTGCTCGTGGGGAGACGGACTGCCGCTTCGCCCACCCGAGCGACAGCCCCATGATCGACACCAGCGACAACACGGTCACCGTCTGCATGGACTACATCAAGAGCCGCTGCTCCCGCGAGAAGTGCAAGTACTTCCATCCCCCGGCTCACCTGCAGGCCAAGATTAAGGCCGCCCAACACCAGGCCAACCAGACAGCTGTGGCTGCGCAAGCCGccgccacagctgcagccatg GCATTCCCCCACGGCGTCCTCCAGCCCCTACCAAAGAGACCAGCACTTGAGAAGAGCAACGGAGCGAGCTCCCTGTTCAACCCCAGTGTTTTGCACTACCAGCAGGCGCTGGCCAACGCACAGCTCCAGCAGCCCGCTTTCTTTCCCACAG GGTCAGTCTTGTGCATGACTCCTGCTAGCAGTCTTG atcATCCTGAAGTAACCCTCAGGAAGGAAACGGAGTGTCACGAAGCTGCACTAGGAAACCCAAAACAGCCCCTGTGTAAATACTACCTTACCTCTCCCATAGAGGTCCAGCAACCTGCATGCTAA
- the mbnl2 gene encoding muscleblind-like protein 2 isoform X7 yields MALNIASIRDTKWLTLEVCRQFQRGTCSRSDEECKFAHPPKSCQVENGRVIACFDSLKGRCTRENCKYLHPPAHLKTQLEINGRNNLIQQKTAAAMLAQQMQFMIPGTTMQPVQTFPVSQGLGSSAGLSYTPYLTPMSHSMGLVPTDILPSTPVIVPGSPPVSVTTGSSSSQKLLRTDKLEVCREFQRGNCARGETDCRFAHPSDSPMIDTSDNTVTVCMDYIKSRCSREKCKYFHPPAHLQAKIKAAQHQANQTAVAAQAAATAAAMAFPHGVLQPLPKRPALEKSNGASSLFNPSVLHYQQALANAQLQQPAFFPTGSVLCMTPASSLVPMMYSATPATVSAATTPATSVPYAATAPANQIILK; encoded by the exons ATGGCTCTAAACATTGCTTCGATACGGGACACAAAATGGCTGACCCTGGAAGTGTGCCGGCAGTTTCAGAGAGGGACTTGTTCACGCAGTGATGAGGAATGCAAATTTGCCCACCCACCCAAAAGCTGCCAGGTTGAGAACGGGAGGGTGATCGCCTGTTTTGACTCGTTAAAG GGCCGTTGCACAAGAGAGAACTGCAAATACCTCCACCCGCCCGCTCACCTGAAGACCCAGCTGGAGATAAACGGGAGAAATAAcctgatccagcagaagacgGCGGCCGCCATGTTGGCTCAACAGATGCAGTTCATGATCCCCGGCACCACCATGCAACCAGTG CAGACGTTTCCAGTCAGCCAGGGCCTGGGTTCCAGTGCAGGTTTGAGCTACACGCCGTACCTGACTCCCATGTCCCACAGCATGGGCCTGGTGCCCACAGACATCCTGCCCAGCACCCCCGTTATCGTCCCCGGCAGCCCGCCCGTCTCCGTGACCACCGGCTCTTCCTCCAGCCAGAAACTTCTGCGTACCGACAAGCTGGAG GTTTGCCGTGAGTTCCAGCGGGGCAACTGTGCTCGTGGGGAGACGGACTGCCGCTTCGCCCACCCGAGCGACAGCCCCATGATCGACACCAGCGACAACACGGTCACCGTCTGCATGGACTACATCAAGAGCCGCTGCTCCCGCGAGAAGTGCAAGTACTTCCATCCCCCGGCTCACCTGCAGGCCAAGATTAAGGCCGCCCAACACCAGGCCAACCAGACAGCTGTGGCTGCGCAAGCCGccgccacagctgcagccatg GCATTCCCCCACGGCGTCCTCCAGCCCCTACCAAAGAGACCAGCACTTGAGAAGAGCAACGGAGCGAGCTCCCTGTTCAACCCCAGTGTTTTGCACTACCAGCAGGCGCTGGCCAACGCACAGCTCCAGCAGCCCGCTTTCTTTCCCACAG GGTCAGTCTTGTGCATGACTCCTGCTAGCAGTCTTG TCCCAATGATGTACAGTGCTACGCCTGCTActgtctctgcagcaacaaCTCCTGCCACAAGTGTCCCCTACGCAGCAACAGCACCAGCCAATCAG atcATCCTGAAGTAA
- the mbnl2 gene encoding muscleblind-like protein 2 isoform X11, whose product MALNIASIRDTKWLTLEVCRQFQRGTCSRSDEECKFAHPPKSCQVENGRVIACFDSLKGRCTRENCKYLHPPAHLKTQLEINGRNNLIQQKTAAAMLAQQMQFMIPGTTMQPVQTFPVSQGLGSSAGLSYTPYLTPMSHSMGLVPTDILPSTPVIVPGSPPVSVTTGSSSSQKLLRTDKLEVCREFQRGNCARGETDCRFAHPSDSPMIDTSDNTVTVCMDYIKSRCSREKCKYFHPPAHLQAKIKAAQHQANQTAVAAQAAATAAAMAFPHGVLQPLPKRPALEKSNGASSLFNPSVLHYQQALANAQLQQPAFFPTGSVLCMTPASSLATTPATSVPYAATAPANQIILK is encoded by the exons ATGGCTCTAAACATTGCTTCGATACGGGACACAAAATGGCTGACCCTGGAAGTGTGCCGGCAGTTTCAGAGAGGGACTTGTTCACGCAGTGATGAGGAATGCAAATTTGCCCACCCACCCAAAAGCTGCCAGGTTGAGAACGGGAGGGTGATCGCCTGTTTTGACTCGTTAAAG GGCCGTTGCACAAGAGAGAACTGCAAATACCTCCACCCGCCCGCTCACCTGAAGACCCAGCTGGAGATAAACGGGAGAAATAAcctgatccagcagaagacgGCGGCCGCCATGTTGGCTCAACAGATGCAGTTCATGATCCCCGGCACCACCATGCAACCAGTG CAGACGTTTCCAGTCAGCCAGGGCCTGGGTTCCAGTGCAGGTTTGAGCTACACGCCGTACCTGACTCCCATGTCCCACAGCATGGGCCTGGTGCCCACAGACATCCTGCCCAGCACCCCCGTTATCGTCCCCGGCAGCCCGCCCGTCTCCGTGACCACCGGCTCTTCCTCCAGCCAGAAACTTCTGCGTACCGACAAGCTGGAG GTTTGCCGTGAGTTCCAGCGGGGCAACTGTGCTCGTGGGGAGACGGACTGCCGCTTCGCCCACCCGAGCGACAGCCCCATGATCGACACCAGCGACAACACGGTCACCGTCTGCATGGACTACATCAAGAGCCGCTGCTCCCGCGAGAAGTGCAAGTACTTCCATCCCCCGGCTCACCTGCAGGCCAAGATTAAGGCCGCCCAACACCAGGCCAACCAGACAGCTGTGGCTGCGCAAGCCGccgccacagctgcagccatg GCATTCCCCCACGGCGTCCTCCAGCCCCTACCAAAGAGACCAGCACTTGAGAAGAGCAACGGAGCGAGCTCCCTGTTCAACCCCAGTGTTTTGCACTACCAGCAGGCGCTGGCCAACGCACAGCTCCAGCAGCCCGCTTTCTTTCCCACAG GGTCAGTCTTGTGCATGACTCCTGCTAGCAGTCTTG caacaaCTCCTGCCACAAGTGTCCCCTACGCAGCAACAGCACCAGCCAATCAG atcATCCTGAAGTAA